In a genomic window of Dioscorea cayenensis subsp. rotundata cultivar TDr96_F1 unplaced genomic scaffold, TDr96_F1_v2_PseudoChromosome.rev07_lg8_w22 25.fasta BLBR01001548.1, whole genome shotgun sequence:
- the LOC120256651 gene encoding ranBP2-type zinc finger protein At1g67325, giving the protein MSQVDNRNSSAGKRARTDGGRREDDWTCPSCGNVNFSFRTTCNMRNCTQPRPADHNSKSALKPMQVHLPYTSAGGYMGSIPPTSMYLGGPPYGSSLFSGSPLPPYDMPYSSGSAYPYDYSSRLSVSSPYGSIHMSGPPYSSGPMLGTGGMYGMPPPLMERYGLGLPMGHGPLGVRPGAFPEESSQKKIADSGRDNDWTCPNCGNNNFSFRTVCNMRKCSTPRPGSQGSKADNSKGSKPNMPEGSWKCEKCNNINFPFRMKCNRQNCGAQRPHDSNATHGLTSDEDDQ; this is encoded by the exons ATGTCTCAG GTGGATAATCGAAACTCTTCAGCTGGGAAGCGTGCCAGGACTGATG GGGGGCGCCGAGAAGATGATTGGACCTGCCCCAGTTGTGGCAATGTCAATTTCTCATTCAGAACTACATGCAATATGCGTAATTGTACTCAACCAAGGCCTGCAGATCATAACTCA AAATCTGCCCTGAAGCCGATGCAAGTACATCTACCTTATACATCAGCGGGTGGTTATATGGGTTCTATTCCTCCAACTTCAATGTACCTAGGTGGCCCTCCATACGGTTCTTCTCTTTTCAGTGGTTCACCCCTTCCACCTTATGATATGCCGTACTCCAGTGGCTCTGCTTACCCTTATGATTATAGCAGTCGGCTTTCTGTCAGTAGCCCATATGGATCAATTCATATGTCTGGACCTCCCTATTCCAGTGGACCGATGTTAGGGACAG GTGGTATGTATGGTATGCCTCCACCACTAATGGAAAGATATGGATTGGGTTTACCCATGGGACATGGACCCCTG GGGGTCAGGCCTGGAGCATTTCCTGAAGAGAGTTCCCAGAAGAAGATAGCAG ATTCAGGGCGTGATAATGATTGGACATGTCCAAATTGTGGCAACAATAACTTCTCCTTTAGAACTGTCTGTAATATGAGAAAGTGCAGCACTCCGCGGCCCGGAAGCCAG GGTTCAAAAGCAGATAATTCTAAAGGTTCAA AGCCTAACATGCCGGAGGGCAGTTGGAAATGTGAGAAGTGCAACAACATAAACTTCCCCTTCAGGATGAAGTGTAATAGGCAGAACTGTGGTGCACAAAGACCACATGACTCAAATGCAACTCATGGACTGACATCTGATGAGGATGATCAG TGA
- the LOC120256637 gene encoding serine/threonine-protein kinase STY13-like, translating to MGEAAKFTGFMAGIHGNDNMSSFYDMGYYQKIGEGSNMSVDSLASLQTSNGGSVPMSMENSSVGSNDSRTGILQHPGLRTVPVINYSLGYSVHPGRVSHALNNDALAKALMDPRYPTETLQNYDEWAIDLRKLNMGMAFAQGAFGKLYKGIYNGEDVAIKLLERPENDPERAQLMEQQFAQEVMMLANLRHQNIVRFIGACRKPVVWCIVTEYAKGGSVRQFLMKRQNRSVPLKLAVKQALDVARGMAYVHGLGLIHRDLKSDNLLIFADKSIKIADFGVARIEVQTEGMTPETGTYRWMAPEMIQHRPYNQKVDVYSFGIVLWELITGMLPFQNMTAVQAAFAVVNRGVRPVIPTDCLPVLSKIMTRCWDVNPDVRPPFTEIVSMLENAETEIMTNVRKARFRCCVCQPMTTD from the exons ATGGGTGAAGCTGCCAAATTCACTGGATTCATGGCTGGGATCCATGGGAACGACAACATGAGTAGTTTCTATGATATGGGTTATTATCAGAAGATTGGGGAGGGGTCTAATATGTCTGTGGATAGCCTTGCTAGCCTTCAGACAAGCAATGGTGGCTCGGTCCCCATGTCCATGGAGAACAGCAGTGTTGGGTCTAATGACTCCCGCACTGGAATCCTTCAACATCCTGGTCTCCGCACTGTGCCTGTCATTAACTACTCCTTGGGATACAGTGTGCATCCTGGACGGGTGTCTCATGCCCTCAACAATGATGCGTTAGCAAAGGCGTTGATGGACCCACGATATCCTACTGAGACACTTCAAAATTATGATGAGTGGGCGATTGATCTGAGGAAGCTCAACATGGGAATGGCGTTTGCACAAGGTGCCTTTGGGAAGCTCTACAAAGGCATCTACAATGGAGAGGATGTTGCAATAAAGTTGTTAGAAAGGCCAGAGAATGATCCAGAGAGAGCTCAGTTGATGGAGCAGCAGTTTGCACAGGAGGTGATGATGCTGGCTAATCTGAGGCACCAAAATATTGTTAGATTTATTGGTGCATGCAGGAAACCAGTGGTTTGGTGTATTGTGACAGAGTATGCTAAGGGTGGTTCAGTGCGGCAGTTTTTGATGAAAAGGCAGAACAGGTCAGTGCCACTGAAGCTAGCTGTCAAGCAGGCCCTGGATGTTGCTAGGGGGATGGCGTATGTGCATGGATTAGGGTTAATTCACAGGGATCTTAAGTCAGATAACCTGCTTATTTTTGCAGACAAGTCCATCAAGATTGCGGACTTTGGAGTGGCCCGCATTGAGGTTCAGACTGAGGGGATGACACCTGAGACTGGAACGTATCGTTGGATGGCTCC AGAGATGATCCAGCACAGACCTTACAATCAGAAGGTTGATGTTTACAGCTTTGGTATTGTCCTCTGGGAGCTGATCACAGGCATGCTGCCCTTCCAGAACATGACAGCCGTTCAGGCTGCATTTGCTGTTGTCAACAGAGGTGTTCGTCCGGTCATCCCAACTGATTGCCTCCCTGTTCTCAGTAAGATCATGACCCGCTGCTGGGACGTGAACCCGGACGTCCGCCCTCCCTTCACCGAGATTGTCAGCATGCTTGAAAACGCTGAGACAGAGATCATGACCAATGTTCGAAAGGCTCGATTCAGGTGCTGCGTCTGCCAACCAATGACCACagattaa
- the LOC120256636 gene encoding phosphatidylcholine transfer protein-like isoform X1, producing MAIAGLFEEFSSWSMAMALVFLFLLSWLILRFFSSRLLRSRNLHSLRIETPSPNGNPSMGICSIISDDDLRNFMRDLEGTFNGETWENVVEKKNGLVFYSAKCCRPRDGGPLKYLSFTRFEKCCTELLRDFYMDNEYRKQWDKTVIFHNQLQVNEISGTEVGRTIKKFPLFTPREYVLAWRVWEGHDKTFYCFIKDCEHPLAPWQKKFVRVQNYRSGWRIRKVPGNDACEITMVHQEDAGMNIEMAKMAFSRGIWNYMCKMNHALREYSSRNRSRSASVASMRKLIQKVPSGWEAEAGSTSQGLSGGSVARQSVRVDASSGVETISRKSSKKWIRRLLVIGGIVCLSRGQPSLGTSLAMACILKKITKQSPASGQVTPTPALQSRGERGRRG from the exons ATGGCGATCGCGGGCTTATTCGAGGAGTTCTCGAGCTGGAGCATGGCTATGGCCCTTGTGTTTCTCTTTCTCCTCTCTTGGCTGATTCTCAGGTTCTTCTCCAGTCGTCTTCTCCGATCGAGGAATCTCCACTCTCTGCGGATCGAAACCCCTTCTCCAAACGGCAATCCTTCAATGGG AATTTGCAGTATTATATCGGATGATGATTTGAGGAACTTTATGAGAGATTTGGAAGGAACGTTTAATGGTGAGACATGGGAGAATGTTGTAGAGAAAAAGAATGGTCTGGTTTTCTACAGTGCAAAGTGCTGCAGACCAAGG GATGGTGGTCCTCTGAAGTATTTAAGTTTCACAAGGTTTGAGAAATGCTGCACTGAGTTGTTGAGAGATTTCTACATGGACAATGAGTACAGGAAGCAGTGGGACAAGACTGTAATTTTTCACAATCAGTTGCAGGTTAATGAAATTAGCGGCACAGAAGTTGGTCGAACTATAAAAAAGTTTCCTCTCTTCACACCAAGAGAGTATGTATTAGCATGGCGTGTATGGGAAGGGCATGACAAGACATTTTATTGCTTTATTAAG GACTGTGAGCATCCTCTTGCACCATGGCAAAAGAAGTTTGTCCGAGTTCAAAACTACCGATCTGGCTGGCGTATCAGGAAAG TGCCAGGCAATGATGCATGTGAAATCACAATGGTGCATCAGGAAGATGCTGGCATGAATATAGAAATGGCAAAAATGGCATTCTCCAGGGGAATATGGAACTATATGTGTAAGATGAACCATGCCTTACGTGAATATTCTTCTCGCAATCGCAGTAGGTCAGCCTCAGTTGCATCAATGCGAAAGCTTATCCAGAAG GTCCCATCTGGGTGGGAGGCTGAAGCTGGGAGCACCAGTCAAGGGCTTTCTGGTGGTTCAGTTGCCAGGCAGTCCGTCAGAGTGGATGCATCATCAGGGGTTGAAACAATTTCAAGGAAATCATCAaagaaatggattagaaggcTCCTGGTTATTGGTGGCATTGTTTGTCTGTCTCGAGGTCAGCCATCACTTGGCACTTCGCTTGCCATGGCATGTATACTGAAGAAGATCACGAAACAGAGCCCAGCTTCTGGTCAAGTCACACCCACACCTGCCTTGCAATCCAGAGGTGAACGTGGGCGTCGGGGTTGA
- the LOC120256636 gene encoding uncharacterized protein LOC120256636 isoform X2, with protein sequence MAIAGLFEEFSSWSMAMALVFLFLLSWLILRFFSSRLLRSRNLHSLRIETPSPNGNPSMGICSIISDDDLRNFMRDLEGTFNGETWENVVEKKNGLVFYSAKCCRPRDCEHPLAPWQKKFVRVQNYRSGWRIRKVPGNDACEITMVHQEDAGMNIEMAKMAFSRGIWNYMCKMNHALREYSSRNRSRSASVASMRKLIQKVPSGWEAEAGSTSQGLSGGSVARQSVRVDASSGVETISRKSSKKWIRRLLVIGGIVCLSRGQPSLGTSLAMACILKKITKQSPASGQVTPTPALQSRGERGRRG encoded by the exons ATGGCGATCGCGGGCTTATTCGAGGAGTTCTCGAGCTGGAGCATGGCTATGGCCCTTGTGTTTCTCTTTCTCCTCTCTTGGCTGATTCTCAGGTTCTTCTCCAGTCGTCTTCTCCGATCGAGGAATCTCCACTCTCTGCGGATCGAAACCCCTTCTCCAAACGGCAATCCTTCAATGGG AATTTGCAGTATTATATCGGATGATGATTTGAGGAACTTTATGAGAGATTTGGAAGGAACGTTTAATGGTGAGACATGGGAGAATGTTGTAGAGAAAAAGAATGGTCTGGTTTTCTACAGTGCAAAGTGCTGCAGACCAAGG GACTGTGAGCATCCTCTTGCACCATGGCAAAAGAAGTTTGTCCGAGTTCAAAACTACCGATCTGGCTGGCGTATCAGGAAAG TGCCAGGCAATGATGCATGTGAAATCACAATGGTGCATCAGGAAGATGCTGGCATGAATATAGAAATGGCAAAAATGGCATTCTCCAGGGGAATATGGAACTATATGTGTAAGATGAACCATGCCTTACGTGAATATTCTTCTCGCAATCGCAGTAGGTCAGCCTCAGTTGCATCAATGCGAAAGCTTATCCAGAAG GTCCCATCTGGGTGGGAGGCTGAAGCTGGGAGCACCAGTCAAGGGCTTTCTGGTGGTTCAGTTGCCAGGCAGTCCGTCAGAGTGGATGCATCATCAGGGGTTGAAACAATTTCAAGGAAATCATCAaagaaatggattagaaggcTCCTGGTTATTGGTGGCATTGTTTGTCTGTCTCGAGGTCAGCCATCACTTGGCACTTCGCTTGCCATGGCATGTATACTGAAGAAGATCACGAAACAGAGCCCAGCTTCTGGTCAAGTCACACCCACACCTGCCTTGCAATCCAGAGGTGAACGTGGGCGTCGGGGTTGA
- the LOC120256635 gene encoding uncharacterized protein LOC120256635 produces MQSSVDLLQHIGFPNHTMNLKDNKRNEDDEEQEEEQSDLELSEGNDESNSPTVPLLLNPAYTRTKSLVYDELHNLRISLKWCGLDHSSNTSKAISFTVFIFLTFLIPVVTSLSIHSSSSSSSSLNKLVQLPESILTIISFVTLSSFFRRYGLRQLLFLDELYHDSHYVRHGYNRELDRSFKYLAYIFLPSFSVELAHKIVFFSTVTVPWIPFINNSAVFIVTLASWVYRTGVFLLVCVLFRLTCELQILRFQGLYKMFEGHGEDPGDIFKEHLRIKKQLLVTSHRYRIFIIACLVTITISQLGGLLLVLASKFHINFTNSGDLVVCSAVQLSGFCMCLLGAARITHRAQRTVSIAGRWHMLMACNSDNKHCTSEQLIFHDEHGDEEPRLISEPASMEQSHPCASFWQCQALVTYLQHNGGGITLFGFMLDRGLLHTLFVFETTLVLWILSKVVVLS; encoded by the exons ATGCAATCCTCAGTGGATCTTTTGCAACACATTGGGTTTCCAAATCACACAATGAACTTGAAAGATAATAAACgcaatgaagatgatgaagagcaAGAAGAAGAGCAGAGTGATCTGGAACTGTCAGAGGGGAACGACGAAAGCAACAGCCCCACTGTGCCATTGCTGCTGAACCCAGCTTACACTCGCACAAAGTCCCTTGTCTATGATGAGCTCCATAACCTCAGGATCAGCCTCAAATGGTGTGGACTAGACCACTCGTCCAACACCAGCAAGGCCATCTCCTTCACTGTGTTTATCTTTCTCACTTTCCTTATCCCTGTTGTCACCTCCCTCTCCATTCATTCCTCTtcgtcctcctcctcttccttgAACAAACTAGTACAACTCCCCGAGTCCATCCTTACCATAATCTCTTTTGTTACACTCTCCTCCTTTTTCCGTCGATATGGTCTCCGTCAACTCCTCTTCCTTGATGAACTCTACCATGACTCCCACTATGTCCGTCATGGTTACAACCGTGAGCTTGACCGTTCTTTCAAGTACTTGGCTTACATTTTCCTCCCTTCCTTCTCTGTGGAGCTTGCCCACAAGATAGTCTTCTTCTCCACTGTTACTGTGCCATGGATCCCTTTCATCAATAACTCTGCAGTTTTCATAGTCACACTCGCATCTTGGGTGTACCGCACAGGCGTTTTCCTTTTGGTCTGTGTGCTCTTCCGGCTTACCTGTGAGCTCCAGATACTTAGGTTCCAAGGTTTGTACAAGATGTTTGAAGGCCATGGTGAAGACCCCGGGGACATATTCAAGGAGCATCTGAGGATCAAGAAGCAGCTACTTGTGACCAGCCATAGGTACAGGATCTTCATCATTGCCTGCCTGGTCACCATCACCATTAGCCAGCTTGGTGGTCTCCTACTCGTCTTGGCCTCCAAGTTCCATATCAACTTCACCAACTCAGGCGATCTAGTG GTATGTTCAGCGGTTCAGCTAAGTGGATTCTGCATGTGTTTGCTTGGAGCTGCAAGGATAACACACAGAGCACAAAGAACAGTCTCCATTGCAGGCAGGTGGCATATGTTAATGGCCTGCAATTCAGACAACAAGCACTGTACAAGTGAACAGTTGATCTTCCATGATGAGCATGGTGACGAAGAGCCAAGACTAATATCAGAACCAGCATCCATGGAACAATCACACCCTTGTGCTTCTTTCTGGCAGTGCCAAGCTTTAG TGAcatatttgcaacacaatggAGGTGGGATCACACTGTTCGGCTTCATGCTGGACCGTGGGTTGCTGCATACCTTGTTTGTATTTGAAACAACTCTGGTGCTGTGGATCCTCAGCAAAGTTGTAGTTCTTTCTTGA
- the LOC120256617 gene encoding molybdopterin synthase catalytic subunit, translated as MAAVVIGEEADGDQTLIDVLEPSNGPIDIVRYVNFVRDPAAGAIATFEGTTRDTFEGKRVVELRYEGYVPMASRQLRVICDAAREMWAVRRMAAAHRLGTVGVGEASVFVAVSAEHRAEAMEACRYVIDEVKASVPIWKKEVYDDGEVWKENKEFVERRPELGFGMKTKVHDKVSRCCGHKVRVEAEGEEPK; from the coding sequence ATGGCGGCGGTGGTGATCGGAGAGGAAGCCGATGGCGATCAGACCTTGATCGATGTCTTAGAGCCTTCCAATGGCCCGATTGACATCGTGCGATACGTGAACTTCGTGAGGGATCCCGCCGCCGGCGCTATCGCCACATTCGAGGGCACGACGCGCGATACGTTTGAGGGGAAGCGAGTGGTGGAGCTCCGCTACGAGGGGTACGTGCCGATGGCCTCCCGCCAGCTGCGCGTTATCTGTGATGCGGCGCGGGAGATGTGGGCGGTCCGGCGAATGGCTGCGGCGCACCGGCTGGGTACGGTGGGGGTTGGGGAGGCGAGCGTATTCGTGGCGGTTTCGGCTGAGCACCGAGCGGAGGCGATGGAGGCGTGCAGGTACGTGATTGATGAGGTGAAGGCGTCGGTGCCGATCTGGAAGAAGGAGGTCTACGACGACGGCGAGGTTTGGAAGGAGAACAAGGAGTTTGTGGAGAGGCGGCCGGAGCTAGGGTTTGGAATGAAGACGAAGGTGCACGATAAGGTTTCCCGATGCTGCGGGCATAAGGTAAGGGTGGAAGCGGAGGGAGAAGAgcctaaataa
- the LOC120256618 gene encoding UDP-N-acetylglucosamine transferase subunit ALG13 homolog has product MDSGKSKKMVFVTVGTTCFDALVKAVDSPHVRHELWSKGYTHLVIQMGRGSHFPSKFSGEDGSLAVDYFTFSPSIADYLKSASLIISHAGSGSIFETLRLGKPLIVVVNEDLMDNHQRELAEELADKKHLFCASPQTLHQIINGMDLDSLVPYPPGDSVPVAKLINRFFGFPDN; this is encoded by the exons ATGGATTCTGGAAAATCGAAAAAGATGGTTTTTGTGACTGTAGGAACAACATGCTTTGATGCTCTTGTCAAGGCTGTTGATTCGCCGCACGTTCGGCATGAACTATGGAGCAAGGGCTACACACATCTTGTTATTCAAATGGGTCGTGGATCGCATTTCCCTTCCAAG TTTTCAGGGGAAGATGGATCTCTTGCTGTGGATTACTTCACTTTCTCACCAAGCATTGCAGACTACTTAAAATCAGCATCTCTTATCATTAGTCACGCAG GATCAGGGAGCATATTTGAGACGCTTCGTTTAGGCAAACCGCTAATAGTTGTCGTAAATGAGGACTTGATGGACAACCATCAGAGGGAGCTAGCAGAGGAATTGGCAGACAAGAAGCACCTCTTTTGTGCCAGCCCTCAAACGCTTCATCAGATCATCAATGGCATGGACCTGGACTCACTGGTTCCATACCCCCCGGGAGATTCAGTTCCTGTTGCTAAGCTAATCAATAGGTTCTTCGGCTTCCCGGATAATTAA
- the LOC120256616 gene encoding 26S proteasome regulatory subunit RPN13 translates to MDDHAPLQEVMVEFRAGKMNIEGTRVTPDTRKGLVRIGKGDEGLTHFQWFDRGLNKVEEDQIIFPDEAIFEKVSQSSERVYVLKFSTDNRKFFFWMQEPKSDGDSQICSSVNSCINRPIDMLGEDNAEASTHLQMSEMSEETGEDDLSSRAGNLVDQSMGTELAGEVTSSAGPVQLADLQRILRSIQPAAVVEDPDGGIGLGDILKPDLVMPLIETLPLEQTLAAYLPEGSWSTDDLMELLQSPPFRQQVDSFSHVLRTGQIDLSQFGIDPSKYKFSVLSFLEALEDSVAKTSESGGGESRQGENNDPESRRHGGGDAMDES, encoded by the exons ATGGATGACCATGCGCCGTTACAG GAAGTCATGGTTGAATTTCGGGCAGGAAAAATGAATATTGAGGGGACACGTGTGACTCCAGATACCCGCAAAGGTCTTGTTCGCATAGGGAAG GGTGATGAAGGATTAACTCATTTCCAATGGTTTGATCGGGGCCTGAATAAAGTGGAGGAG GATCAAATCATTTTTCCTGATGAAGCTATCTTTGAGAAG GTCTCACAATCTTCTGAAAGAGTATACGTCTTGAAGTTTAGCACAGATAATAGGAAATTCTTCTTTTGGATGCAG GAACCCAAATCAGATGGAGACTCACAAATATGTAGCTCGGTCAATTCCTGTATCAATCGACCTATAG ATATGCTTGGTGAAGATAATGCTGAAGCTTCAACTCATCTTCAAATGTCTGAGATGTCGGAAGAGACTGGAGAAGATGATCTTTCTTCTAG AGCTGGAAACTTGGTGGATCAAAGCATGGGTACTGAATTGGCTGGTGAGGTTACTTCTTCAGCAGGGCCTGTGCAATTGGCAGATCTGCAAAGAATATTGAGAAGCATTCAGCCAGCAG CTGTTGTCGAAGATCCAGATGGAG GGATAGGATTAGGAGATATATTGAAACCTGATCTGGTGATGCCCTTAATTGAGACTCTGCCACTGGAACAAACATTGGCGGCATACCTGCCTGAG GGCTCATGGTCAACTGACGATCTCATGGAACTTTTACAAAGCCCGCCATTTAGGCAACAAGTGGACTCATTTTCTCAC GTGCTCCGAACAGGACAGATAGACTTGTCACAGTTTGGAATTGATCCAAGTAAAT ATAAGTTTTCGGTGCTATCCTTTCTCGAGGCCTTGGAAGATTCAGTGGCGAAAACGTCAGAATCTGGAGGAGGTGAGTCTAGGCAAGGAGAGAATAATGATCCTGAATCTCGGAGACACGGCGGTGGGGACGCGATGGATGAAAGTTGA
- the LOC120256614 gene encoding protein APEM9, with product MHRIWERRERGEMDSLHSETAVWEQIDASESSLLNCTFEEAASLASSVIQHICTETFAVTVDEVHLADMKESAGMVFVQSLKELGRTLEIFTELQKLFGSLAAVPAEVFLTGASMQISEGYATKLKADFELFLAEWKYLDDKVYVSAQSSSEIHIQNYVISAEKYMEMAEFYAVTVLGIVLCSPDLAISWIERAELPEEKRQEIIMRVRPLCYVKKSLISSMAQRTNRSCDLSSCSTDSTLLGHENPQGSQPNGDKINQDALKSIRPKTKLISRRLGPCLWWFRTVRLKFGGVSIILPSGRTVILGLLTFFAYSILKNRRAAFKRMATQQASSIWRILSDALQLVFSFQVNPLAAVQPTPTASLGRR from the exons ATGCATCGAATTTGGGAACGGCGCGAGAGAGGAGAGATGGATTCCCTCCATTCTGAGACTGCTGTCTGGGAACAGATCGATGCTTCGGAAAG CTCTTTGCTCAATTGTACGTTTGAGGAGGCAGCATCCTTGGCTTCTTCTGTCATTCAGCATATTTGTACAGAAACATTTGCAGTTACAGTAGATGAGGTTCACTTGGCTGATATGAAGGAATCAGCTGGTATGGTGTTTGTCCAGTCGCTGAAAGAGTTGGGAAG GACCTTGGAGATTTTTACTGAGCTTCAAAAGTTGTTTGGTTCTTTGGCTGCGGTTCCTGCTGAAGTGTTCCTAACGGG GGCTAGCATGCAAATATCTGAAGGATATGCAACAAAACTTAAGGCAGATTTTGAACTGTTTCTTGCTGAGTGGAAGTATTTGGATGACAAGGTATATGTTTCAGCTCAGAGCTCTTCTGAGATACACATCCAAAATTACGTGATCAGTGCAGAGAAGTACATGGAGATGGCAGAGTTTTATGCTGTCACCGTCCTTGGGATTGTCTTATGCAGTCCAGACCTTGCCATTTCATGGATTGAGAGAGCAGAATTACCTGAAGAGAAGCGTCAG GAAATTATCATGAGAGTGCGCCCACTGTGCTATGTTAAAAAAAGCTTGATCTCATCTATGGCTCAAAGAACTAATAGATCTTGTGATTTATCTAGTTGTAGCACTGACTCAACATTATTAGGCCATGAAAATCCACAAGGAAGCCAACCAAATGGAGACAAGATTAATCAAGATGCTTTAAAATCCATCCGCCCAAAAACTAAGCTTATTTCACGACGCCTTGGCCCATGCCTCTGGTGGTTCCGTACAGTGCGTTTGAAGTTTGGCGGCGTATCCATCATACTGCCCAGTGGAAGGACCGTGATCTTAGGCCTGTTGACCTTCTTTGCATACTCTATTCTCAAGAATAGAAGAGCAGCTTTTAAGAG GATGGCTACTCAACAAGCGTCGTCCATATGGAGAATTCTGAGTGATGCGCTGCAGCTTGTGTTCTCATTCCAGGTCAATCCTTTGGCGGCAGTTCAGCCAACACCGACTGCATCACTCGGGCGCAG ATAA